From the Lactobacillus sp. PV034 genome, the window TTCATAAATTGAACGATCAGACACAGCATTCTTTTCTTGAACAGCCTGATTAATCTGAGCTAAACGGTGATTTAAGAGATAGACATTTAATAAAAATGTGTAATGGGACATGTCTTTATAATATAAAGGCAAAACAGGATTACTATCTACACCTTCATAGAATCCTTGAGTTCCCAAATGTTCAGCTAGAATACCTGTTAAACTGGATTTGCCGGCTCCAATCGGCCCACTCAATACTATAACTGTCATCACGTTCTTTCTATACAATATATTGTTTGCCTTACTAGTTTATTCCAAGATGTAGTGGGTAAACAAGAAAAATTTTAATTTTGTTCCACGAAAAAAAGTCAAGGCTTAACCCGACTTTTTTGAAAAAATATTTTGTTACTGTTTGTGAAAAATTAAGAAATATTATTTTATTTGCTGTATTTTTAGCTTAATTTGTCTGCTGCAAGTGGATCACAAATTATTGTTACATCTGGATGATCTTGTAAAATTGATGCAGGAACTTTTTCAGTAACAGGTCCTTCGATCATAGCCTTAATTGCATCTTGTTTTGCCTTGCCAAATGCTAATAGGACAATCTTTTTACTATGCATAATTGATTTAATTCCCATACAAATTGCTTTGCGTGGAACGTCTTCAATTTTATCAAAAAATCTCGAATTTGCCTTGATAGTATTCTGAGATAATTCAACCACATGAGTTAAGCTACCAAAAGGAGTGCCAGGTTCATTAAAAGCGATATGCCCATTGCGTCCAATTCCTAAAATTTGAATATCTATTGGATTTTCTTCAATTATTTTGTTGTAGCGTTTTACTTCCTCATCAAGATTTTTAGCAAGGCCATTAGGGATATATGAGTGTTTGAATGGTTTTTTATCAAATAAGTGTTGCTGCATAAAGTAGTGATAACTTTGTTTATTATCTGGAGCTAAACCATAATATTCGTCTAGGTTAATGCTGAATATGTCTGAAAAATCGAGATCACTGTGTACCATTTTGGAATATAAAGGAAGTGGAGAGGATCCAGTGGCTAAGCCAAGTACTTTGGCACCATTGGCCATACCGTTTTTGATAATTTCAAAAGCTTTGTCGCCACCTTCAATATTATTCTTTGTAATCATAAGCTTCATAATATAACCTCCTTATTGGTATAGTCCATCATAAGCTGAAAAATTACCCTAGTCAATACAAGCGGTTACATTATGTTGAAGGTAATCTTTTTGCTACAATTAACGTGAGGTGAGGCTAATGGCTAAACAATTTGAAGATTTAAATTTACCTAAAATGGGAATGGGTACCTGGAACATTGGTGGTAATCCAGGTCAAAGAAAAGAAGAAATCGCTGCTCTACGTTATGGGATTGATAATGGTATTAGCATAATTGATACAGCTGAGATGTATGGGGCAGGAAAAAGTGAAAGTTTAATCAAAAGTGCAATTAAAGGTTATGATCGAAGTAAATTATTTCTAATTTCTAAATTTTACCCATATCATGCTACTCCGGCCTTAGAAAGAGAGAGTTTAGAAAAGAGTTTACAGAGACTTGGTACTGACTATCTTGATCTTTATTTATTGCATTGGCGTGGGCCCACACGTTTATCTGATACTGTAGCTGGTCTTCAAGCATTACAAAAAGAGGGTCTAATTAAATACTGGGGTGTTTCAAATTTTGATACAGAGGATATGAAAGAACTTTTTGCACTTCCAGGAGGAAGTGAATGTTTCGTAAATGAAGATTTATATAATTTGGAACAGCGAGGAATAGAGTATGATTTGCTTCCATGGCAGGTAAAAAATAAGGTTAATTTTATTGGTTATTCTCCTTTTAATTCAGGCGATGGTAATACTATGCGGATTACCAAAAACTTGAAATTAGTAGCTAGAAATCATCAAGCTACACCTCATCAAATTATGTTGGCATGGACCATTCAAGGAGAGAATATGATATCAATACCTAAAGCAGGGAAAATTAATCATATGAAAGAAAATATTGCAGCTTTAGATATTAAATTAACTCAAGAAGATTTAAAATTATTAAATGCTGATTTTCCACCACCAACTAGTAAACAACCATTAGCATCTATTTAATTATCAACTTAGCAAAAATGCAGCTCCTTATGGAGCTGCATTTTTAGTTGAAGGAATTTTTATTTTACCATTAATTATTTTAAGACGAGCTTTTTGTGCTGCATCCCAAGCTTTATTAGAGATATTTGGCGAATTTGTGATATATACACCATTATTTTGTAGATTATAAGTTAGATTCTTTCCTCCAGGGAAATTTCCTTTAAGAGAATCCTGGGCCACGTTAGCAACAGCTTGATCCATTGCTTTAACAACTGAAGTTAAAGTGAAATTAGATGCTTGCTGGCCCTTTGCATAGTAATTTCCTAGTTGTTGTTGATTGGTATCAACGCCAATTACAAAAACCTTATTGTTTACGGGTTGAGCTTCATTGGTTAATTTAACGGCTTGAAAAACTCCGGTACCACTTTTTCCACTTGCTTGAAAAATGATATCAGCCTTCTTATTGATTAGGTTAAGAGTTAATTCTTTTGCTTTAGCTGTTTTAGAAAAACTATCTGTATAACTGTTCAAAAAGTTAATATTCTTATGAAGTTTTTTGGCGCCAGCTTTAATTCCTAATTCAAATCCAGTTTGATAATTAAGAGTAGCTTTATTTTGTTCACCACCAATAAAGCCAATTGTATTAGTTTTAGTTGTATAAGCTGCAACAATACCGGCTAAATAAGCTGCTTGTTCATTATTGAAATTAATTGATGCGACATTTTTTTGATGAGAAATAGTTCCATCAATAATTACAAAGTTATGATGAGGATTATCTTTAGCTGCTTGGCTAATATCAGTTTTTAAATTTGGACCTATGCTAAAAATTGTTTTGAAGTTTTTATTAATTGCTGTTTGAATTGCTGCCTTAGTCGTTGACGTAGTAACAAAATATTGGTAGCCATTATTGCCTTGTATAAGATGATTATTTTCACCATATTGCTTAAGTCCTTGCCAAGCTGAGTAATTATACGAGTGATCATTAATTGTATTATTATCTGTAACCAAAGCAACAGTTTTATTATCAGTTTTGTTGTTTGAATGTGAAGCTGATTTTTGGTGACTGCAGGCAGTAAGCGTAAAAATTAATAGTAAAAGCCCAATAAAAGTAAGAGCAAACCTTATTGAATTAACTTTTTTCTTCATAACTTTCCTTCATTTGCGATGTTAGATTGATTTTAACGTTTTTAAATTAACAAGTGGTTTTTAATTTGTCAAACAAAAAAAGAAGCTATTGCTAGCTCCTTTTTGATAATTACATTATTTAAGGTTAAAGATGATACCTAGTAAAAAGCCAAGTGCTTCAATAATAAATAAAGCATGAGTATTTTGAACAACTTTTGGAAAAGTAATTCGTTTATTTTGAACACGCCATAAAGCTTGCATGTTTTTTACTAGTAATGGGATGCAGATGACAATCAACAAGACAGACCAAGGTAAGATATTGATCATTACTGCCCAGATAGTTAATAAGTAACCTAGGACATAATTAACTACAAATAGATACAGACCACCTTTAACTCCAATATACGATACTAAAGTATGACGTCCATTATTGATATCTTCTTGGTAATCACAGACATTGTTTCCAAGCAATAATGTGTAATTACAAATTTCCGGAATTCCAGCTGCTAAAATCATTTTTCCTAAGAAGGACCAAGTAAAGCGATAATCTGGATAAATGTTGATGTAAACCATAACTAGAATAATTCCAAGTCCCATCGCAAAGGCAGCGGCAATTTCACCAAATGGTCCAGAAGAAATAGTATGTGAACCAGTAGAGTAGAAGATCGCAATTCCGTAACATAATAATCCTAGAATCCAAATAATCCAGTTATTGGTTTGAAATCCAATTAAAATGCCGCAAGCAGCTGAAATGATAAATAAGATAAGTGAAAACCATTTAACTTGAGCAGGATCTAGATGATACATTCCAATGGGGTTCTTTTTGTGATCACCAGTCTTAGCAGCCTTTTCTCGCTTATAATCCCAGTAACCATCGTTTACATTCATAAAAACTTGCAACACAATCATTGCAACAATCATTTCAATTGTTGGCCAAAGATGTAACTGATGGTAGTTATACCAGGCATAAAAAATACCTAAAATTAGTGGGATAACAGAGTTGAATAAAGTACGTGGTTCAATTAATTCATAGTAACCTTTTTTATAATCAGGTGACATGATAAGTTTAAGTCCTTTCTTAAAGTAACCCTTGATCCATTAAGTAAAGTTGATGGAACTGTTTGTTTTCTTTAAATAGAGTATGAGGGTTTCCTTCCATTTCGACAACCCCATCTTTGAAGAAAAGAACTTGGTCGATAAATTTCATCCCTTGTAAGTGGTGGGTAATCCAAATAACTGTCTTGTCTTTAAGCACGGCAAAAACTAATTGAAGTAATCTTTGTTCAGTTAAAGGATCTAAGCCTACTGTTGGCTCATCTAAGAGGACAATTGGAGTATCTTGTAAAAGTACCCTTGCTAAGGCTAAACGCTGCTTTTGACCACCAGAAAGACGTGCTCCGGCTTCTTGGACAGCAGTATTTAAACCATCAGGAAGTGAACGAACAAAATCTCCCATTTGTACTTTATCTAAAACTTCCATCATTTCATTTGGTGTGGCCTTTGGGTTAGCCATCTGTAAGTTTTCGTAGATAGTAGTGTTAAACAAAAATGGCTCTTGATTTAAGACAGAAAATAATTGTGCTCGCTCGTCTTGAAGTGCACGGACATTAATGCCGTTTAATTCAATTTCACCAGCATCTGGTTTTAAATCACCTAAAACTAATTGCAAAATTGTACTTTTACCAGCACCTGAAGGACCAATTAAAGCAGCTTTTTGACCTTTCTTTAAAGTTAAAGAGAAGTCTTTGATAATAGCTTGGCTTTCTCCTGGATAAGTAAAACTAATATGATTTAAAGTTAAAAGATCAGCTTTAGCTGGAGCTAGTTTTTCTTGAGCAGGTAAGTCTTGTTCTTCTGGTTTTAAAGCGTTAAGACGTTTAACTGAATCACTATATGTATGCCATTCTTCAACACCTTGTGCGACTGGAATAAAGGCATCAGAAAGTGGGAAAAGTGCTAGGACAACAGCCCCAACATAGTTAGCGGCATCTTGATTGTAAGTTAAATCTTTATTAGTAAAGAAGAGCAGAGCAATTGCAATTAAGCCAAAGATAACTTCTAAGACAAAATCACGAGCCCAATCGAATTCACCTGATTTTTTATTATGTTTAATTAATTTCTTTAAAGTTGACTTAGTTTCATTATGGAAATCTTGTTGACGACCAGAAACTTGCCAGTCACCTGCACCTAAGACTTGATCAGTATATTCAGTATAGAGAGCTGATTTTTCAGCCTTTTCTTTGGCTCTAATAGCGGCTTGGCTAAGTAAAGATACTAAAGGAACTACGAAAAGTTCAAATAAAAGTAAGATAGCAACGATACCAGCTAGTGGCCAACTAAACCAGCCAAGTAAGCAAACGGCAATAAAACCAACAATGTAACTCAAAATTGCGGGGAAAATAGTACGTAAATAAAGGTTTTGTAAGTGACCTAAATCTTCAGTCAAAAGTGATAAAAGCGTACCTGTTTTGTATTCTCCACCAACAGTTGAGGAATTTTTTTCGACAATTTCATAAAGGCGTAAACGTAAATCACTTGTAACTCGTAAAACCCAGTTGTGAGATACTAATCTTTCTAAATAGCGAAAGAGAGGACGACCAATTCCAGTGGCTCTTAACAAAACAATAGAAGTATAAATCATTAGGATATTAGCAGGATGTGTCGCAGCTTTATCAATGGTATAGCCAGCAAAAAACATTAGGGCGCCGGCACAAATAAACATTATCGTACCTAATAAAAGAGCGAGAGCAAACATCCATTTATATTTGAGCAAGTAAGGCTTAATCCAAGTCTCTGTTTTCCAAGAAAACTTATCGTTTCTCATAGTTCCGCCTCCTTTAAAGGTTCAGTAAGTTTACGATAGGCAGTACCACTTTTAGCTAAGTCACTAGGTGTACCTTGTTCAACAATCTTACCGTCTTCAATTACTAAACACCAGGCCATATCCTTGAGCCAATGGAGACGGTGGGTAGCAAAGAATACCAAGTGATTTTCCATTAATGGAGTCATTGTCTTCTTTAATTCATATTCAGTTTCAATATCAAGGTGAGCGGTAGGTTCATCAAAGAAGAGGATGTGCCGGTCATCAGCTAAA encodes:
- the nagB gene encoding glucosamine-6-phosphate deaminase, with amino-acid sequence MKLMITKNNIEGGDKAFEIIKNGMANGAKVLGLATGSSPLPLYSKMVHSDLDFSDIFSINLDEYYGLAPDNKQSYHYFMQQHLFDKKPFKHSYIPNGLAKNLDEEVKRYNKIIEENPIDIQILGIGRNGHIAFNEPGTPFGSLTHVVELSQNTIKANSRFFDKIEDVPRKAICMGIKSIMHSKKIVLLAFGKAKQDAIKAMIEGPVTEKVPASILQDHPDVTIICDPLAADKLS
- a CDS encoding aldo/keto reductase — encoded protein: MAKQFEDLNLPKMGMGTWNIGGNPGQRKEEIAALRYGIDNGISIIDTAEMYGAGKSESLIKSAIKGYDRSKLFLISKFYPYHATPALERESLEKSLQRLGTDYLDLYLLHWRGPTRLSDTVAGLQALQKEGLIKYWGVSNFDTEDMKELFALPGGSECFVNEDLYNLEQRGIEYDLLPWQVKNKVNFIGYSPFNSGDGNTMRITKNLKLVARNHQATPHQIMLAWTIQGENMISIPKAGKINHMKENIAALDIKLTQEDLKLLNADFPPPTSKQPLASI
- a CDS encoding BMP family lipoprotein, giving the protein MKKKVNSIRFALTFIGLLLLIFTLTACSHQKSASHSNNKTDNKTVALVTDNNTINDHSYNYSAWQGLKQYGENNHLIQGNNGYQYFVTTSTTKAAIQTAINKNFKTIFSIGPNLKTDISQAAKDNPHHNFVIIDGTISHQKNVASINFNNEQAAYLAGIVAAYTTKTNTIGFIGGEQNKATLNYQTGFELGIKAGAKKLHKNINFLNSYTDSFSKTAKAKELTLNLINKKADIIFQASGKSGTGVFQAVKLTNEAQPVNNKVFVIGVDTNQQQLGNYYAKGQQASNFTLTSVVKAMDQAVANVAQDSLKGNFPGGKNLTYNLQNNGVYITNSPNISNKAWDAAQKARLKIINGKIKIPSTKNAAP
- a CDS encoding prenyltransferase, producing MSPDYKKGYYELIEPRTLFNSVIPLILGIFYAWYNYHQLHLWPTIEMIVAMIVLQVFMNVNDGYWDYKREKAAKTGDHKKNPIGMYHLDPAQVKWFSLILFIISAACGILIGFQTNNWIIWILGLLCYGIAIFYSTGSHTISSGPFGEIAAAFAMGLGIILVMVYINIYPDYRFTWSFLGKMILAAGIPEICNYTLLLGNNVCDYQEDINNGRHTLVSYIGVKGGLYLFVVNYVLGYLLTIWAVMINILPWSVLLIVICIPLLVKNMQALWRVQNKRITFPKVVQNTHALFIIEALGFLLGIIFNLK
- the cydC gene encoding thiol reductant ABC exporter subunit CydC, producing the protein MRNDKFSWKTETWIKPYLLKYKWMFALALLLGTIMFICAGALMFFAGYTIDKAATHPANILMIYTSIVLLRATGIGRPLFRYLERLVSHNWVLRVTSDLRLRLYEIVEKNSSTVGGEYKTGTLLSLLTEDLGHLQNLYLRTIFPAILSYIVGFIAVCLLGWFSWPLAGIVAILLLFELFVVPLVSLLSQAAIRAKEKAEKSALYTEYTDQVLGAGDWQVSGRQQDFHNETKSTLKKLIKHNKKSGEFDWARDFVLEVIFGLIAIALLFFTNKDLTYNQDAANYVGAVVLALFPLSDAFIPVAQGVEEWHTYSDSVKRLNALKPEEQDLPAQEKLAPAKADLLTLNHISFTYPGESQAIIKDFSLTLKKGQKAALIGPSGAGKSTILQLVLGDLKPDAGEIELNGINVRALQDERAQLFSVLNQEPFLFNTTIYENLQMANPKATPNEMMEVLDKVQMGDFVRSLPDGLNTAVQEAGARLSGGQKQRLALARVLLQDTPIVLLDEPTVGLDPLTEQRLLQLVFAVLKDKTVIWITHHLQGMKFIDQVLFFKDGVVEMEGNPHTLFKENKQFHQLYLMDQGLL